A genomic stretch from Doryrhamphus excisus isolate RoL2022-K1 chromosome 23, RoL_Dexc_1.0, whole genome shotgun sequence includes:
- the LOC131110483 gene encoding transcription factor HES-7-like isoform X2, producing the protein MTRNFERKVQDDTKSRKRILKPAVEKKRRDRINKSLAELRSLLLTNTADPRLQNPKIEKAEILDLTVEYLHRWTDGKNPSNDVSRGVVSPPHFTIEGAGFQQCVAQIASYMHKMPPAHRANLMEGLKNHMEQQQQQQQQQTYKAKHPTPSLQCIIRLPDAASAEGICTSESKDSSLLLIHSPPQPHACSTPLHSPPTSPWFSPSFSTSSPPFPTLACHFSFPPSLSPLSSNTSFSALPHSLHTLTSSSPGVAPTVFHYPPVTSLRSPPHPTQRSPSLMWRPWF; encoded by the exons ATGACCAGGAACTTTGAAAGAAAAGTCCAGGATGATACCAAGAGCAGAAAAAGG ATTCTCAAACCAGCTGTGGAAAAGAAGAGAAGAGACCGAATAAATAAGAGTCTTGCAGAACTAAGAAGCTTATTGTTGACTAATACAGCAGATCCA CGTCTGCAGAATCCTAAAATTGAGAAGGCAGAGATTCTGGACTTGACTGTGGAGTATCTTCACAGGTGGACAGATGGCAAGAACCCGAGCAATG ATGTTAGCCGCGGCGTGGTAAGTCCTCCTCACTTCACCATTGAGGGTGCAGGTTTTCAGCAGTGTGTGGCTCAAATAGCCTCCTACATGCACAAGATGCCACCCGCGCACAGAGCCAACCTCATGGAGGGGCTGAAGAACCAcatggagcagcagcagcagcagcagcagcagcagacctACAAGGCGAAACATCCCACGCCATCTTTGCAGTGTATAATAAGACTCCCGGATGCGGCGTCAGCGGAGGGCATTTGCACATCTGAGAGTAAAGACAGCTCCCTGCTCCTCATACATTCCCCGCCTCAGCCTCACGCTTGCTCCACGCCGCTACACTCGCCTCCCACCTCCCCCTGGTTCTCCCCCTCTTTCTCCACTTCCTCTCCTCCTTTCCCCACCTTAGCCTGTCACTTCTCCTTCCCCCCGAGTCTGTCACCTCTGTCGTCCAACACCTCTTTCTCCGCGCTCCCGCACTCCCTGCACACGCTGACTTCCTCCTCGCCCGGCGTGGCTCCCACGGTCTTCCACTACCCACCTGTCACCTCGCTGAGGTCACCGCCGCACCCCACGCAGAGGTCACCCTCACTCATGTGGAGACCCTGGTTTTGA
- the LOC131110483 gene encoding transcription factor HES-7-like isoform X1, whose product MTRNFERKVQDDTKSRKRILKPAVEKKRRDRINKSLAELRSLLLTNTADPRLQNPKIEKAEILDLTVEYLHRWTDGKNPSNADVSRGVVSPPHFTIEGAGFQQCVAQIASYMHKMPPAHRANLMEGLKNHMEQQQQQQQQQTYKAKHPTPSLQCIIRLPDAASAEGICTSESKDSSLLLIHSPPQPHACSTPLHSPPTSPWFSPSFSTSSPPFPTLACHFSFPPSLSPLSSNTSFSALPHSLHTLTSSSPGVAPTVFHYPPVTSLRSPPHPTQRSPSLMWRPWF is encoded by the exons ATGACCAGGAACTTTGAAAGAAAAGTCCAGGATGATACCAAGAGCAGAAAAAGG ATTCTCAAACCAGCTGTGGAAAAGAAGAGAAGAGACCGAATAAATAAGAGTCTTGCAGAACTAAGAAGCTTATTGTTGACTAATACAGCAGATCCA CGTCTGCAGAATCCTAAAATTGAGAAGGCAGAGATTCTGGACTTGACTGTGGAGTATCTTCACAGGTGGACAGATGGCAAGAACCCGAGCAATG CAGATGTTAGCCGCGGCGTGGTAAGTCCTCCTCACTTCACCATTGAGGGTGCAGGTTTTCAGCAGTGTGTGGCTCAAATAGCCTCCTACATGCACAAGATGCCACCCGCGCACAGAGCCAACCTCATGGAGGGGCTGAAGAACCAcatggagcagcagcagcagcagcagcagcagcagacctACAAGGCGAAACATCCCACGCCATCTTTGCAGTGTATAATAAGACTCCCGGATGCGGCGTCAGCGGAGGGCATTTGCACATCTGAGAGTAAAGACAGCTCCCTGCTCCTCATACATTCCCCGCCTCAGCCTCACGCTTGCTCCACGCCGCTACACTCGCCTCCCACCTCCCCCTGGTTCTCCCCCTCTTTCTCCACTTCCTCTCCTCCTTTCCCCACCTTAGCCTGTCACTTCTCCTTCCCCCCGAGTCTGTCACCTCTGTCGTCCAACACCTCTTTCTCCGCGCTCCCGCACTCCCTGCACACGCTGACTTCCTCCTCGCCCGGCGTGGCTCCCACGGTCTTCCACTACCCACCTGTCACCTCGCTGAGGTCACCGCCGCACCCCACGCAGAGGTCACCCTCACTCATGTGGAGACCCTGGTTTTGA
- the LOC131110483 gene encoding transcription factor HES-7-like isoform X4, with translation MTRNFERKVQDDTKSRKRILKPAVEKKRRDRINKSLAELRSLLLTNTADPRLQNPKIEKAEILDLTVEYLHRWTDGKNPSNDVSRGVMPPAHRANLMEGLKNHMEQQQQQQQQQTYKAKHPTPSLQCIIRLPDAASAEGICTSESKDSSLLLIHSPPQPHACSTPLHSPPTSPWFSPSFSTSSPPFPTLACHFSFPPSLSPLSSNTSFSALPHSLHTLTSSSPGVAPTVFHYPPVTSLRSPPHPTQRSPSLMWRPWF, from the exons ATGACCAGGAACTTTGAAAGAAAAGTCCAGGATGATACCAAGAGCAGAAAAAGG ATTCTCAAACCAGCTGTGGAAAAGAAGAGAAGAGACCGAATAAATAAGAGTCTTGCAGAACTAAGAAGCTTATTGTTGACTAATACAGCAGATCCA CGTCTGCAGAATCCTAAAATTGAGAAGGCAGAGATTCTGGACTTGACTGTGGAGTATCTTCACAGGTGGACAGATGGCAAGAACCCGAGCAATG ATGTTAGCCGCGGCGTG ATGCCACCCGCGCACAGAGCCAACCTCATGGAGGGGCTGAAGAACCAcatggagcagcagcagcagcagcagcagcagcagacctACAAGGCGAAACATCCCACGCCATCTTTGCAGTGTATAATAAGACTCCCGGATGCGGCGTCAGCGGAGGGCATTTGCACATCTGAGAGTAAAGACAGCTCCCTGCTCCTCATACATTCCCCGCCTCAGCCTCACGCTTGCTCCACGCCGCTACACTCGCCTCCCACCTCCCCCTGGTTCTCCCCCTCTTTCTCCACTTCCTCTCCTCCTTTCCCCACCTTAGCCTGTCACTTCTCCTTCCCCCCGAGTCTGTCACCTCTGTCGTCCAACACCTCTTTCTCCGCGCTCCCGCACTCCCTGCACACGCTGACTTCCTCCTCGCCCGGCGTGGCTCCCACGGTCTTCCACTACCCACCTGTCACCTCGCTGAGGTCACCGCCGCACCCCACGCAGAGGTCACCCTCACTCATGTGGAGACCCTGGTTTTGA
- the her5 gene encoding hairy-related 5 — MKALTSTEPHRERMRRVSKPVIEKRRRERINHSLETLRLLMLENTHNEKLRNPKVEKAEILESVVKFLKSDKELVEKDDRAMTSVPHRDQTTRTTNPQQHDYQAGMRSCLLKIRHFIAGENQNSAGRASIGLSEPQKSPPTPGYVPHKLYPQHPRQDGILSHPYLSQGGSYQDCDTRKLLSSPSACVQSPGPVWRPWPQ, encoded by the exons ATGAAGGCGTTAACTTCAACAGAGCCTCACAgggagaggatgaggagg GTGTCGAAACCTGTGATCGAAAAACGCAGACGGGAGAGGATCAACCACAGTTTGGAGACCTTGCGCCTGTTGATGCTGGAAAACACACATAATGAG AAGTTAAGGAACCCCAAAGTAGAGAAAGCAGAGATTCTGGAGAGCGTGGTCAAGTTCTTGAAGTCGGACAAGGAGCTGGTGGAGAAGGATGACCGTGCAATGACATCAGTCCCGCACAGGGACCAAACAACCAGGACCACCAACCCCCAGCAGCACGACTACCAGGCCGGGATGAGGTCCTGTCTCCTGAAGATCAGACACTTCATAGCCGGTGAGAACCAGAACTCCGCCGGACGTGCTTCCATTGGACTTTCTGAGCCTCAGAAGAGTCCACCAACCCCAGGATACGTCCCCCACAAACTGTACCCCCAACATCCGAGGCAGGATGGGATCTTATCTCATCCGTACTTGAGCCAAGGGGGTTCTTACCAGGACTGCGATACCAGGAaactcctctcctctccttcaGCCTGTGTCCAGAGTCCGGGCCCTGTTTGGAGACCCTGGCCCCAGTGA
- the LOC131110483 gene encoding transcription factor HES-7-like isoform X3 yields MTRNFERKVQDDTKSRKRILKPAVEKKRRDRINKSLAELRSLLLTNTADPRLQNPKIEKAEILDLTVEYLHRWTDGKNPSNADVSRGVMPPAHRANLMEGLKNHMEQQQQQQQQQTYKAKHPTPSLQCIIRLPDAASAEGICTSESKDSSLLLIHSPPQPHACSTPLHSPPTSPWFSPSFSTSSPPFPTLACHFSFPPSLSPLSSNTSFSALPHSLHTLTSSSPGVAPTVFHYPPVTSLRSPPHPTQRSPSLMWRPWF; encoded by the exons ATGACCAGGAACTTTGAAAGAAAAGTCCAGGATGATACCAAGAGCAGAAAAAGG ATTCTCAAACCAGCTGTGGAAAAGAAGAGAAGAGACCGAATAAATAAGAGTCTTGCAGAACTAAGAAGCTTATTGTTGACTAATACAGCAGATCCA CGTCTGCAGAATCCTAAAATTGAGAAGGCAGAGATTCTGGACTTGACTGTGGAGTATCTTCACAGGTGGACAGATGGCAAGAACCCGAGCAATG CAGATGTTAGCCGCGGCGTG ATGCCACCCGCGCACAGAGCCAACCTCATGGAGGGGCTGAAGAACCAcatggagcagcagcagcagcagcagcagcagcagacctACAAGGCGAAACATCCCACGCCATCTTTGCAGTGTATAATAAGACTCCCGGATGCGGCGTCAGCGGAGGGCATTTGCACATCTGAGAGTAAAGACAGCTCCCTGCTCCTCATACATTCCCCGCCTCAGCCTCACGCTTGCTCCACGCCGCTACACTCGCCTCCCACCTCCCCCTGGTTCTCCCCCTCTTTCTCCACTTCCTCTCCTCCTTTCCCCACCTTAGCCTGTCACTTCTCCTTCCCCCCGAGTCTGTCACCTCTGTCGTCCAACACCTCTTTCTCCGCGCTCCCGCACTCCCTGCACACGCTGACTTCCTCCTCGCCCGGCGTGGCTCCCACGGTCTTCCACTACCCACCTGTCACCTCGCTGAGGTCACCGCCGCACCCCACGCAGAGGTCACCCTCACTCATGTGGAGACCCTGGTTTTGA